The nucleotide sequence CAATGGCATCCGGGATTATCGCAGAAGCATCCTTGTCCTATCTCGGATTGGGTGTACAGCCGCCGACTCCCTCCTGGGGCAGCATGCTAAACCAAGCACAAACGCTTATGTCCGTCGCCCCCTATGCGACGTTTTATCCGGGGATTGCCATCTTCTTAGTTGTGCTGGGCTTCAACTTGTTGGGGGATGGTCTACAGCAAGTTCTGGACCCACGCGCACGTAAATAATGAATGCCCTACACGGGAGAAAAGGAGTGGAGCAGATGACGACCATCTTGGAAGTGGAGCAACTGAGAACCCGTTTTCGCACGGACAGCGGTGTCGTCAGTGTCGTGGACGGCGTCGACTTCTTTATCCGTGCTGGTGAAACGCTTGGCGTCGTGGGCGAATCGGGCTGTGGGAAGAGTGTAACCAGCCTGTCGATCATGCGCTTGCTGCCGCCCAACGGAAGCACGGAAGGATCGATTCGCTTCAATGGGAAGAACGTGCTTGCGCTGTCGGAAAAAGAGATGCAAGGTGTACGCGGTAATGAAATCGCGATGATTTTTCAAGAGCCAATGACATCCCTCAATCCGCTGCATACCGTAGGCAAACAGATTGAGGAAGCAGTCATGCTACATCGCAAGGTAACGAAGGCAGAGGCAAAGGACCGGGCGATTGCGATGCTAAAAGCAGTCGGAATGCCTCGTGCCGAAGAGATTTACGGAGAATTTCCGCATCAGCTCTCAGGAGGGATGCGCCAGCGTGTAATGATTGCGATGGCGATGTCCTGCGATCCGAAGCTGATTATTGCAGACGAGCCGACAACGGCACTGGATGTGACGATTCAGGCGCAAATTCTTGATTTGATGCGCGATTTAAAAGAGAAGACCGGAACCTCCATCATGCTGATTACACATGATTTGGGTGTGGTAGCCGAGATGTGCGACCGTGTTATCGTCATGTATGCCGGACAAGTCGTTGAGGAGACTGATGTCGATACGCTGTTTGACAATCCAAAGCATCCGTATACGATCGGGCTGATGAACTCGATTCCTGAGCTGGACGAAGAGCGCGAATATCTGGAAACCATTCCGGGAGCAGTTCCTTTGCCTTATCAAATGCCAGTGGGCTGTCGTTTTGCCCCGCGCTGTTCGCAAGCCATTGCGATTTGTCACGAAAAGCCCCCAGAACTCTTGCAACTGGACAATCAAAAATGTCGCTGCTGGCTGTATACGAAGGAGGGAGAACAGGCATGACGACACCTCTCTTAGAAGTAAAAGGGCTGCAACAGCATTTTCCCATCAAGGGTGGCTTTTTGAAGCGGACGACGGGACATGTCAAAGCAGTCGATGGTATTGATTTGACAGTGTATCCCGGTGAAACACTTGGCATTGTAGGGGAATCGGGCTGCGGCAAGTCTACGACGGGCCGAACGATTCTACGCCTTTTGGAGCCGACAGCAGGAGAAGTCTGGTTTGATGGCAAAGATTTAGCGAAGCTTCCCAAAGAAGAAATGCGCATCATGCGCCGAAACCTGCAAATGATTTTTCAGGACCCATACGCTTCACTGAATCCACGGATGACGATCAAGCAGATTTTGATGGAGTCGCTGATGGTACACAACATCGGGACAAAGGTAGAGCGGGAAAAAGTCATCGAAGAGATTATTCAGGTCGTTGGCTTGCGAAAAGAACATCTGAACCGCCATCCACACGATTTTTCCGGCGGACAGAGGCAGCGGATCGGAATCGCCCGCGCACTGGTCGTAAAACCAAAGCTGATCATTGCCGATGAGCCCGTATCTGCATTGGACGTATCGATTCAATCACAGGTACTCAATTTGTTGAAGGATTTGAAAAAAGAATTCAATCTCACCCTGATGTTCATTTCGCATGATTTGTCGGTCGTGAAGCACTTGTGCGACCGGATCGCGGTGATGTATTTGGGACGGATTGTAGAAATTGCTGACAAGCGGACGCTATTTGAGAACCCGAGTCATCCGTATACACGGGCGCTGCTCTCGGCTGTTCCAGTAGCGAAACCACGGCAAAAGCGCGAACGGATCTTGTTGACAGGCGATTTGCCGAGTCCCGCAAATCCACCGAGCGGCTGCACGTTTCACCCACGTTGTCCGTATGCGACCGAGATTTGCAAGACACAGGTGCCCAGTCTGTCAGACATCGGCGACGGCCAATTGGTATCCTGTCATTTGGTACAATCGGGCGAACTTTTCCGCTAGGCAAGGACGGAGGTACAGCTATGATTTACTGGCAATTATTTCTCGCCTTTTTCCGCATCGGAATCTTCGGGTTTGGGGGAGGACCTACGATGGTTCCTCTCTTTTACACCGAATGCGTGAAAAAGTACAAATGGGTGACAGATGAGGACTTTTCCGACAATCTGGCGCTAGGCAACGCTCTTCCAGGGCCCATTGCGACCAAGCTGGCCGCCTTTATCGGCTATCGGGTAAAAGGCTGGAAGGGTGCATTGGTGGCAAACATCGCAGTAGTGATGCCAATCGTGCTTGTGATGATCGGTTTGCTGCAAGTCATTTATCAATGGAAGGATGCGCCGGGTGTATACGGCATGATCCAGGCAATCGGTCCGGTAATCGCAGTCATGACAGGCGTCCTTACGTGGGAATTCCTTTCAAAGGGCTGGAAGGGAGCGTCCAGCAAAGCAGGTGTGAGCCTTTCCCTCGCCCTCTCACTCGTAGCGTTGCTCTTCCTTGATTGGCATCCGGGCATCGTCGTAGGGATTGCGCTGGCCGTTTCATTTGCCTACTCTACTTGGTCTGTCCGCAAGCGCAAGGACAAGGACGGCAAGGAGGGAGTAGCATGATCTATCTGCAATTATTTTGGGCCTTTTTCATCTCCAACATTTTGGGGTACGGGGGAGGACCACCGAGCATCCCTTTGATCCAAAATGAAGTGGTTGACCATTACCAGTGGATGAGTGTACAGGAATTCGGAGAAGTGCTGGCGGTAGGAAATGCACTGCCCAGCCCAATCGCGACCAAGCTTGCTGGATACATTGGCTATCAGGTAGCGGGCGTACCGGGTGCAGTAGTCGCATTATTTGCAACGGTTGCTCCGACAGCGATTGCGATGGTCTTATTGATGGGTTTTATTAACTTATTCCGCAGTGCTCCACAGGTAAAAGCGATGACCCAATCGGTACGCCCAGTCGTTACTGTCTTGCTCGGAACGATGACGTATCAATTCCTGATGGGTGCAGTCGAGGGAATCGGCTGGATGCAAACAGGGATTTTGACAGTGGCATCCTACCTTCTGCTCGAAACATGGAAGATCCATCCCGCTTTTGTCATTCTGGGAGCGATGGTGTACGGGTTTGTTTTCATCGGCTAGGAAAGTTTACGTAAGCTGGTAAGAAGAAAAAGCACAGGGCTCGTAGACCTTGACTAAGCCTACCCAGTCGGAACTTCCAAAAGGGGACCCGCTTGTCGAACACGTCTTCCCTGAGAAACTTCCGCCCGTAGGGTGGCTTTGGCTCGACGGTCCCCTTTTGGAAGTGGAGACGGACAGTAAATCCCAGATGCTGGCGTGTCAGTGTCGAGAGAACTGTGCTTTTTCTTCTCCTCCACTATGTTGACTCAAACCAAAAGGACCTTCAGTGCATCTCTTATGGTCTTTCTTATCGGCTAAACGAACGATTTAGGAGGCTTGAATCATGGTTAATTATGACGCAATGGAATACCCATACGCATCGAAGCGCGTGACGACTTTTGCCAAGAACGGCATGGTAGCGACCTCGCAGCCACTGGCGGCACAAGCTGGTCTCGATATATTGAAAAAGGGCGGAAATGCAGTGGATGCTGCGATTGCAACGGCTGCGTGCCTGACTGTAGTAGAACCGACCTCGAACGGCATCGGGGGAGACGCGTTTGCCCTCGTGTGGATCAAAGACGAGCTGCATGGACTGAATGCAAGCGGGCCTGCACCACAAGGAATCTCCATTGAGGCATTAAAAGCAAAAGGTCTGGAAGAAATGCCGACCTACGGCTGGACACCTGTTACTGTACCAGGAGCTCCTGCTGCCTGGGCCGCCTTGTCCGAGCGTTTTGGACGCCTTCCGCTGACAGAGGTTTTGCAGCCAGCGATTGATTATGCGGAAAATGGCTATCCGGTATCGCCAACATTGGCGCATTATTGGAACGCTGCACACAAAAAGTTTTCCCAGCAATGCAAAGGGGAAGAGTTCGCTCATTGGTTCTCCACCTTTACGCCAGATGGCAAGGTGCCAAAAGCGGGCGACATCTGGAAGTCGCCGGGTCATGCTGAGACGCTGCGTCAAATCGCGGAAACAAATGCAGAGAGCTTCTATCGTGGAGAGCTGGCAGACAAGATCGATGCGTTCTCCCGGGAGTGTGACGGCTATTTGCGCAAAGAAGACTTGGCTGCCTATGCGCCGGAATGGGTGAAGCCGATCAGTGTCAACTACCGCGGCTATGACGTGTGGGAGATCCCGCCGAATGGGCAAGGGATGATCGGTCTAATGGCGCTGAACATTTTGAAGGGCTTTGATTTTGACGCAAAAGACACGACGGAAACATATCACAAGCAAATTGAAGCGATGAAGCTGGCATTTGTCGATGGATTGAAATACATCACAGAAGAGAGCAAAATGAAAGTCTCCAAGGAAGCATTGCTGTCTGAGGAATACGCTGCCACTCGCCGTGCACTGATTGGTCATGAAGCCTTGACGCCAGAGCCGGGTCAGCCGAAAACGAGCGGCACGGTCTATTTGGCGACTGCTGACGGTGAGGGCAACATGGTTTCCTTTATCCAAAGCAATTACATGGGTTTTGGTTCCGGGGTAGTTGTGCCGGGGACAGGGATCGCCATGCAAAACCGCGGTCATAACTTCTCGCTGGACCCTGCTCATGACAATTGCTTGGAGCCAGGCAAAAGAACGTTCCACACCATTATCCCGGGCTTCTTGACGAAGGACGGAAAAGCAGTGGGGCCATTCGGCGTCATGGGCGGCTTCATGCAGCCACAAGGACATGTGCAGGTGGTCATGAACACGATCGACTTTCACCTCAACCCACAAGCCTCACTTGATGCGCCGCGTTGGCAGTGGATGGAAGGCAAAACGGTGGAGCTGGAGCGTCATTTCCCTGAGCATTTGGCACAAGCTTTGGAGCGCAGGGGCCATACAATCAAGTGGGCACAGCTCGGCAATTATTTCGGGCGTGGACAAATCATTTGGCGTGATGAAAATGGTGTGCTGAGCGGTGGTACGGATATGCGTACGGATAGTTGTATTGCAGCTTGGTAGGAAAAAGAGAATCGAATAGAAGAGTGAATTCAGCCGAAGCAGATGCTTCGGCTTTTTTTGTTTGCGGTTCTTTGTGCCTGTTTTTTCTTTTGGTGATGTTCTCTTGTTCAGAAGTTGTCTAGATGTTCCGAGTAGAATGTAGAAAATGATCAGATTATGTCGTTTTTGCGTATAGTAAACCTCTTATGGCGGTTCGAAAGTCGTGGTATAAAAGATAGGAGAAAATAATTTGGATGAATAGCATTTTAATTGTTGATGATACAGCGTTTACGAGACTCGTGCTGCGAAACATGTTTGAGAAATTAGGTATTAAGGTAGTTGCAGAAGCTGATTCAGGGGAAGAGGCTGTTAGAAATTATTGTTTGTATCGACCGTCACTTGTCATGATGGATATTACCATGCCAGGCATGAACGGTTTGGCTGCTTCCCGAAAAATCATGGAGCTGGATAAGGATGCGAAGATCATTATTTGTTCCGCAGTTGCACGACGCGACACTGTCATCAAAGCGATCCAGGCAGGTGCACGTGATTTCATCGCAAAGCCCTTACAGTTCGAGAGGATTGAATGGGCTGTTCAACATTTGTTGGAAACAGATACTAGGTGAAACAAACTAGCAGTGATGTTAGTATGGAATTTTGATCACAGGAAGTTATGGGTTCATTGTTGAGTGAAGGCGGAGTCCTCTCTACCTTTTTAACGGATGGATTATAATAGGAAGTGCGACACCTTTCGCTGGGGTACATGGAAACTGGATGAATCGTAGCGAGATAGAAACTTATGTTAAAAAGGCGTGAGCATGTTGAAAGATTTTCGCTTTCCCATTATAGCAGTCTCCCTACTTGTCCTCATCTTGAGCGGATGTTTTTTTCAGGGGGTGCCGTCTGCCATGAAAACGGAACAGAATACCATTGGCTCCAAATACGTCAGGCTTTTGCCGGGCGAGCTCTTTATCAAGGAGCATTTGACGAACGACGATCTGACCTTGAAAACGAATATGAAGCCCGCTACATCTA is from Brevibacillus brevis and encodes:
- a CDS encoding ABC transporter ATP-binding protein is translated as MTTILEVEQLRTRFRTDSGVVSVVDGVDFFIRAGETLGVVGESGCGKSVTSLSIMRLLPPNGSTEGSIRFNGKNVLALSEKEMQGVRGNEIAMIFQEPMTSLNPLHTVGKQIEEAVMLHRKVTKAEAKDRAIAMLKAVGMPRAEEIYGEFPHQLSGGMRQRVMIAMAMSCDPKLIIADEPTTALDVTIQAQILDLMRDLKEKTGTSIMLITHDLGVVAEMCDRVIVMYAGQVVEETDVDTLFDNPKHPYTIGLMNSIPELDEEREYLETIPGAVPLPYQMPVGCRFAPRCSQAIAICHEKPPELLQLDNQKCRCWLYTKEGEQA
- a CDS encoding ABC transporter ATP-binding protein, with the translated sequence MTTPLLEVKGLQQHFPIKGGFLKRTTGHVKAVDGIDLTVYPGETLGIVGESGCGKSTTGRTILRLLEPTAGEVWFDGKDLAKLPKEEMRIMRRNLQMIFQDPYASLNPRMTIKQILMESLMVHNIGTKVEREKVIEEIIQVVGLRKEHLNRHPHDFSGGQRQRIGIARALVVKPKLIIADEPVSALDVSIQSQVLNLLKDLKKEFNLTLMFISHDLSVVKHLCDRIAVMYLGRIVEIADKRTLFENPSHPYTRALLSAVPVAKPRQKRERILLTGDLPSPANPPSGCTFHPRCPYATEICKTQVPSLSDIGDGQLVSCHLVQSGELFR
- a CDS encoding chromate transporter; the encoded protein is MIYWQLFLAFFRIGIFGFGGGPTMVPLFYTECVKKYKWVTDEDFSDNLALGNALPGPIATKLAAFIGYRVKGWKGALVANIAVVMPIVLVMIGLLQVIYQWKDAPGVYGMIQAIGPVIAVMTGVLTWEFLSKGWKGASSKAGVSLSLALSLVALLFLDWHPGIVVGIALAVSFAYSTWSVRKRKDKDGKEGVA
- a CDS encoding chromate transporter; this translates as MIYLQLFWAFFISNILGYGGGPPSIPLIQNEVVDHYQWMSVQEFGEVLAVGNALPSPIATKLAGYIGYQVAGVPGAVVALFATVAPTAIAMVLLMGFINLFRSAPQVKAMTQSVRPVVTVLLGTMTYQFLMGAVEGIGWMQTGILTVASYLLLETWKIHPAFVILGAMVYGFVFIG
- the ggt gene encoding gamma-glutamyltransferase produces the protein MVNYDAMEYPYASKRVTTFAKNGMVATSQPLAAQAGLDILKKGGNAVDAAIATAACLTVVEPTSNGIGGDAFALVWIKDELHGLNASGPAPQGISIEALKAKGLEEMPTYGWTPVTVPGAPAAWAALSERFGRLPLTEVLQPAIDYAENGYPVSPTLAHYWNAAHKKFSQQCKGEEFAHWFSTFTPDGKVPKAGDIWKSPGHAETLRQIAETNAESFYRGELADKIDAFSRECDGYLRKEDLAAYAPEWVKPISVNYRGYDVWEIPPNGQGMIGLMALNILKGFDFDAKDTTETYHKQIEAMKLAFVDGLKYITEESKMKVSKEALLSEEYAATRRALIGHEALTPEPGQPKTSGTVYLATADGEGNMVSFIQSNYMGFGSGVVVPGTGIAMQNRGHNFSLDPAHDNCLEPGKRTFHTIIPGFLTKDGKAVGPFGVMGGFMQPQGHVQVVMNTIDFHLNPQASLDAPRWQWMEGKTVELERHFPEHLAQALERRGHTIKWAQLGNYFGRGQIIWRDENGVLSGGTDMRTDSCIAAW
- a CDS encoding response regulator — translated: MNSILIVDDTAFTRLVLRNMFEKLGIKVVAEADSGEEAVRNYCLYRPSLVMMDITMPGMNGLAASRKIMELDKDAKIIICSAVARRDTVIKAIQAGARDFIAKPLQFERIEWAVQHLLETDTR